A window of Oncorhynchus tshawytscha isolate Ot180627B linkage group LG10, Otsh_v2.0, whole genome shotgun sequence contains these coding sequences:
- the LOC112260620 gene encoding myosin light chain kinase 2, skeletal/cardiac muscle isoform X3, protein MSSKIVNSNSTPGKPSTMDNLTDCTGAGLDLIQNRIESLSSKMDRLINIQEKVLNRLDGITQDIDGIERDVETLKVDNEEIHIPARALTLPLAQTQGTGVEGEVREMCHEMSSIMMALDQRSEKQAEKLDGMENLVLSIQQVIRFIGETVKSSRVMEMMFMRPAAHKAPKSKDSKGKVDVKRQSSAEKSEGSVTKKTDKSKDHKGKDGKEKPSLSTKGLKTQKKKPPDTADTISLRKQALLLKEVQKLNRENAERSSSGHQQQLTPDGVLDLEAGSGMASEGLGSSQTGSLSPNLLDLILEGPKAPVTEEESLSEEEREAAGDGLKVEERKEEEEVIKKQEKEDHLSESKFKEEEREEELLKITEQPEEVRGAEEREGNKKDEDSAGPSEAADMSVKDLPPLPPSPEAPGETGSIPESCEVHNRSASSQSLEAAEQDQIEECSTSSKRRVAEEDLRVEDHKKSRVEGGAGEEYVRQGEKEQGERQEEEEEGVRPEDEDEGWGIFKADGVDIRVELKERMGKEKKPDQSTDVRQSTGEQFFIDKSSPPPAPFNHRMVSAKPNQISNFYTINRAEVLGGGRFGQVHKCMENSSGLTLAAKIIKARSQKEKEVVKNEITVMNQLDHANLIQLYAAYESRNDIILVLEYVDGGELFDRIIDENYTLMELDTVLFIRQICEGLQHMHKMYILHLDLKPENILCVSRVTNKIKIIDFGLARKYKPREKLRINFGTPEFLAPEVVNYDFVSFNTDMWSLGVITYMLLSGLCPFLGDDDNETLNNILACQWNFEEAEFTDISEEAKDFISKLLIINKSWRIGASEALRHPWLSDTVLHHRLHEKKNMCNRSRRSSCVPTTDS, encoded by the exons ATGAGTTCAAAGATAGTGAACTCTAACTCAACCCCTGGAAAGCCAAGCACGATGGATAACCTAACTGACTGCACTGGTGCCGGCTTGGACCTCATTCAGAATCGCATTGAGTCTCTGAGCAGTAAGATGGACAGGCTCATCAACATCCAGGAGAAGGTCCTCAATCGGCTGGACGGAATAACTCAGGACATCGATGGTATCGAAAGGGACGTGGAAACTCTGAAGGTGGACAACGAGGAGATCCATATACCTGCAAGAGCCCTAACTCTTCCCCTGGCTCAAACCCAGGGTACAGGTGTGGAGGGCGAGGTGAGAGAGATGTGTCATGAGATGAGCTCCATCATGATGGCGTTGGACCAGCGCTCGGAGAAGCAGGCTGAGAAGCTGGATGGGATGGAGAATCTGGTCCTCAGCATCCAGCAGGTCATCAGATTCATCGGGGAGACAGTGAAGAGCTCCCGGGTTATGGAGATGATGTTTATGCGTCCTGCAGCACACAAGGCCCCCAAGTCCAAAGACAGTAAGGGCAAGGTGGACGTTAAGAGGCAATCGTCTGCAGAAAAGAGCGAGGGCTCAGTTACTAAGAAGACTGACAAG TCAAAAGATCACAAGGGGAAGGATGGGAAGGAGAAGCCCAGTCTGAGCACAAAAGGTCTGAAAACACAGAAGAAGAAACCCCCAGATACAGCAG ACACCATCTCCCTGAGGAAGCAGGCGTTGCTGCTAAAGGAGGTTCAGAAGCTCAACAGGGAGAATGCAGAGAGATCATCATCAGGTCACCAGCAGCAGCTTACCCCTGATGGCGTCTTGGACCTGGAGGCTGGATCTGGAATGGCCTCAGAGGGGTTGGGGTCATCACAGACTGGGTCGCTCAGCCCGAACCTGCTGGACTTGATCCTCGAGGGCCCCAAGGCCCCCGTGACCGAAGAGGAGTCATtgtctgaggaggagagggaggcagcagGAGATGGACtaaaagtggaggagaggaaggaggaagaggaggtcataAAGAAGCAAGAGAAGGAAGACCACCTCAGTGAATCGAAGTTCAAGGAAGAGGAGCGAGAGGAAGAGCTGTTGAAAATCACAGAGCAACCTGAGGAGgttagaggagcagaggagagagaggggaacaaaaAGGACGAGGACAGTGCAGGCCCATCAGAAGCTGCTGATATGTCAGTTAaggatctccctcctctcccaccctcccctgaAGCTCCAGGAGAGACTGGCTCTATTCCAGAGAG TTGTGAAGTCCACAACAGAAGTGCCTCCTCTCAGTCTCTGGAAGCTGCAGAACAGGACCAGATTGAAGAGTGCAGCACCAGCAGTAAGCGCCGCGTGGCGGAGGAAGACCTGAGAGTGGAGGACCACAAGAAGAGTCgggtggagggaggagcaggagaggaataTGTGAGGCAGGGGGAgaaggagcagggggagaggcaggaggaggaagaggaaggagtaagaccagaggatgaggatgagggatGGGGCATCTTCAAGGCAGACGGGGTGGATATCCGTGTggaactgaaggagaggatgggaAAAGAGAAGAAGCCGGATCAGTCTACAGATGTCAGGCAGTCTACTGGGGAACAGTTCTTCATTG ATAAAAGCTCTCCTCCTCCGGCTCCATTCAACCATCGGATGGTGTCAGCCAAACCGAACCAGATCAGCAACTTCTACACCATCAACAGAGCAGAGGTTCTCGGAGG AGGTCGTTTTGGCCAGGTGCACAAATGCATGGAAAACTCCTCGGGTCTCACCCTGGCTGCCAAGATCATCAAAGCCCGGAGTCAGAAAGAGAAG GAGGTGGTGAAGAATGAGATCACGGTCATGAACCAGCTGGACCACGCCAACCTGATCCAGCTCTACGCCGCCTACGAGTCCAGGAACGACATCATCCTGGTGCTGGAATA tGTGGATGGAGGGGAGCTCTTTGACAGGATCATCGATGAGAACTACACTCTGATGGAGCTGGACACGGTGCTGTTCATCAGGCAGATCTGTGAGGGCCTGCAGCACATGCACAAGATGTACATCCTCCATCTGGACCTCAAG CCAGAGAATATTCTATGTGTGAGCAGAGTCACGAATAAAATTAAGATCATCGACTTTGGACTTGCCAGAAA ATACAAGCCCAGAGAGAAGTTACGAATAAATTTCGGCACCCCAGAGTTCCTGGCCCCAGAAGTTGTCAACTACGACTTTGTGTCATTCAACACCGACATGTGGAGCCTGGGAGTGATTACATATATGCT GCTAAGCGGTTTGTGTCCCTTCCTAGGTGACGACGACAATGAGACTTTGAATAACATTCTGGCCTGCCAGTGGAATTTTGAAGAGGCAGAATTTACAGACATCTCAGAGGAGGCCAAAGACTTCATCTCCAAACTCCTCATCATCAATAAAAG
- the LOC112260620 gene encoding myosin light chain kinase 2, skeletal/cardiac muscle isoform X6: MERFFKGRDIWLVSSMCLMASYLWHRLWDLLCYRRTAKESIPSNVQSKDHKGKDGKEKPSLSTKDTISLRKQALLLKEVQKLNRENAERSSSGHQQQLTPDGVLDLEAGSGMASEGLGSSQTGSLSPNLLDLILEGPKAPVTEEESLSEEEREAAGDGLKVEERKEEEEVIKKQEKEDHLSESKFKEEEREEELLKITEQPEEVRGAEEREGNKKDEDSAGPSEAADMSVKDLPPLPPSPEAPGETGSIPESCEVHNRSASSQSLEAAEQDQIEECSTSSKRRVAEEDLRVEDHKKSRVEGGAGEEYVRQGEKEQGERQEEEEEGVRPEDEDEGWGIFKADGVDIRVELKERMGKEKKPDQSTDVRQSTGEQFFIDKSSPPPAPFNHRMVSAKPNQISNFYTINRAEVLGGGRFGQVHKCMENSSGLTLAAKIIKARSQKEKEVVKNEITVMNQLDHANLIQLYAAYESRNDIILVLEYVDGGELFDRIIDENYTLMELDTVLFIRQICEGLQHMHKMYILHLDLKPENILCVSRVTNKIKIIDFGLARKYKPREKLRINFGTPEFLAPEVVNYDFVSFNTDMWSLGVITYMLLSGLCPFLGDDDNETLNNILACQWNFEEAEFTDISEEAKDFISKLLIINKSWRIGASEALRHPWLSDTVLHHRLHEKKNMCNRSRRSSCVPTTDS; this comes from the exons ATGGAGAGATTCTTCAAGGGCAGGGACATTTGGCTAGTGAGCAGTATGTGTCTGATGGCTTCATACCTCTGGCACAGGCTCTGGGATTTACTCTGCTACAGGAGGACGGCTAAAGAATCCATTCCCTCTAATGTGCAG TCAAAAGATCACAAGGGGAAGGATGGGAAGGAGAAGCCCAGTCTGAGCACAAAAG ACACCATCTCCCTGAGGAAGCAGGCGTTGCTGCTAAAGGAGGTTCAGAAGCTCAACAGGGAGAATGCAGAGAGATCATCATCAGGTCACCAGCAGCAGCTTACCCCTGATGGCGTCTTGGACCTGGAGGCTGGATCTGGAATGGCCTCAGAGGGGTTGGGGTCATCACAGACTGGGTCGCTCAGCCCGAACCTGCTGGACTTGATCCTCGAGGGCCCCAAGGCCCCCGTGACCGAAGAGGAGTCATtgtctgaggaggagagggaggcagcagGAGATGGACtaaaagtggaggagaggaaggaggaagaggaggtcataAAGAAGCAAGAGAAGGAAGACCACCTCAGTGAATCGAAGTTCAAGGAAGAGGAGCGAGAGGAAGAGCTGTTGAAAATCACAGAGCAACCTGAGGAGgttagaggagcagaggagagagaggggaacaaaaAGGACGAGGACAGTGCAGGCCCATCAGAAGCTGCTGATATGTCAGTTAaggatctccctcctctcccaccctcccctgaAGCTCCAGGAGAGACTGGCTCTATTCCAGAGAG TTGTGAAGTCCACAACAGAAGTGCCTCCTCTCAGTCTCTGGAAGCTGCAGAACAGGACCAGATTGAAGAGTGCAGCACCAGCAGTAAGCGCCGCGTGGCGGAGGAAGACCTGAGAGTGGAGGACCACAAGAAGAGTCgggtggagggaggagcaggagaggaataTGTGAGGCAGGGGGAgaaggagcagggggagaggcaggaggaggaagaggaaggagtaagaccagaggatgaggatgagggatGGGGCATCTTCAAGGCAGACGGGGTGGATATCCGTGTggaactgaaggagaggatgggaAAAGAGAAGAAGCCGGATCAGTCTACAGATGTCAGGCAGTCTACTGGGGAACAGTTCTTCATTG ATAAAAGCTCTCCTCCTCCGGCTCCATTCAACCATCGGATGGTGTCAGCCAAACCGAACCAGATCAGCAACTTCTACACCATCAACAGAGCAGAGGTTCTCGGAGG AGGTCGTTTTGGCCAGGTGCACAAATGCATGGAAAACTCCTCGGGTCTCACCCTGGCTGCCAAGATCATCAAAGCCCGGAGTCAGAAAGAGAAG GAGGTGGTGAAGAATGAGATCACGGTCATGAACCAGCTGGACCACGCCAACCTGATCCAGCTCTACGCCGCCTACGAGTCCAGGAACGACATCATCCTGGTGCTGGAATA tGTGGATGGAGGGGAGCTCTTTGACAGGATCATCGATGAGAACTACACTCTGATGGAGCTGGACACGGTGCTGTTCATCAGGCAGATCTGTGAGGGCCTGCAGCACATGCACAAGATGTACATCCTCCATCTGGACCTCAAG CCAGAGAATATTCTATGTGTGAGCAGAGTCACGAATAAAATTAAGATCATCGACTTTGGACTTGCCAGAAA ATACAAGCCCAGAGAGAAGTTACGAATAAATTTCGGCACCCCAGAGTTCCTGGCCCCAGAAGTTGTCAACTACGACTTTGTGTCATTCAACACCGACATGTGGAGCCTGGGAGTGATTACATATATGCT GCTAAGCGGTTTGTGTCCCTTCCTAGGTGACGACGACAATGAGACTTTGAATAACATTCTGGCCTGCCAGTGGAATTTTGAAGAGGCAGAATTTACAGACATCTCAGAGGAGGCCAAAGACTTCATCTCCAAACTCCTCATCATCAATAAAAG
- the LOC112260620 gene encoding myosin light chain kinase 2, skeletal/cardiac muscle isoform X5, which produces MERFFKGRDIWLVSSMCLMASYLWHRLWDLLCYRRTAKESIPSNVQSKDHKGKDGKEKPSLSTKGLKTQKKKPPDTADTISLRKQALLLKEVQKLNRENAERSSSGHQQQLTPDGVLDLEAGSGMASEGLGSSQTGSLSPNLLDLILEGPKAPVTEEESLSEEEREAAGDGLKVEERKEEEEVIKKQEKEDHLSESKFKEEEREEELLKITEQPEEVRGAEEREGNKKDEDSAGPSEAADMSVKDLPPLPPSPEAPGETGSIPESCEVHNRSASSQSLEAAEQDQIEECSTSSKRRVAEEDLRVEDHKKSRVEGGAGEEYVRQGEKEQGERQEEEEEGVRPEDEDEGWGIFKADGVDIRVELKERMGKEKKPDQSTDVRQSTGEQFFIDKSSPPPAPFNHRMVSAKPNQISNFYTINRAEVLGGGRFGQVHKCMENSSGLTLAAKIIKARSQKEKEVVKNEITVMNQLDHANLIQLYAAYESRNDIILVLEYVDGGELFDRIIDENYTLMELDTVLFIRQICEGLQHMHKMYILHLDLKPENILCVSRVTNKIKIIDFGLARKYKPREKLRINFGTPEFLAPEVVNYDFVSFNTDMWSLGVITYMLLSGLCPFLGDDDNETLNNILACQWNFEEAEFTDISEEAKDFISKLLIINKSWRIGASEALRHPWLSDTVLHHRLHEKKNMCNRSRRSSCVPTTDS; this is translated from the exons ATGGAGAGATTCTTCAAGGGCAGGGACATTTGGCTAGTGAGCAGTATGTGTCTGATGGCTTCATACCTCTGGCACAGGCTCTGGGATTTACTCTGCTACAGGAGGACGGCTAAAGAATCCATTCCCTCTAATGTGCAG TCAAAAGATCACAAGGGGAAGGATGGGAAGGAGAAGCCCAGTCTGAGCACAAAAGGTCTGAAAACACAGAAGAAGAAACCCCCAGATACAGCAG ACACCATCTCCCTGAGGAAGCAGGCGTTGCTGCTAAAGGAGGTTCAGAAGCTCAACAGGGAGAATGCAGAGAGATCATCATCAGGTCACCAGCAGCAGCTTACCCCTGATGGCGTCTTGGACCTGGAGGCTGGATCTGGAATGGCCTCAGAGGGGTTGGGGTCATCACAGACTGGGTCGCTCAGCCCGAACCTGCTGGACTTGATCCTCGAGGGCCCCAAGGCCCCCGTGACCGAAGAGGAGTCATtgtctgaggaggagagggaggcagcagGAGATGGACtaaaagtggaggagaggaaggaggaagaggaggtcataAAGAAGCAAGAGAAGGAAGACCACCTCAGTGAATCGAAGTTCAAGGAAGAGGAGCGAGAGGAAGAGCTGTTGAAAATCACAGAGCAACCTGAGGAGgttagaggagcagaggagagagaggggaacaaaaAGGACGAGGACAGTGCAGGCCCATCAGAAGCTGCTGATATGTCAGTTAaggatctccctcctctcccaccctcccctgaAGCTCCAGGAGAGACTGGCTCTATTCCAGAGAG TTGTGAAGTCCACAACAGAAGTGCCTCCTCTCAGTCTCTGGAAGCTGCAGAACAGGACCAGATTGAAGAGTGCAGCACCAGCAGTAAGCGCCGCGTGGCGGAGGAAGACCTGAGAGTGGAGGACCACAAGAAGAGTCgggtggagggaggagcaggagaggaataTGTGAGGCAGGGGGAgaaggagcagggggagaggcaggaggaggaagaggaaggagtaagaccagaggatgaggatgagggatGGGGCATCTTCAAGGCAGACGGGGTGGATATCCGTGTggaactgaaggagaggatgggaAAAGAGAAGAAGCCGGATCAGTCTACAGATGTCAGGCAGTCTACTGGGGAACAGTTCTTCATTG ATAAAAGCTCTCCTCCTCCGGCTCCATTCAACCATCGGATGGTGTCAGCCAAACCGAACCAGATCAGCAACTTCTACACCATCAACAGAGCAGAGGTTCTCGGAGG AGGTCGTTTTGGCCAGGTGCACAAATGCATGGAAAACTCCTCGGGTCTCACCCTGGCTGCCAAGATCATCAAAGCCCGGAGTCAGAAAGAGAAG GAGGTGGTGAAGAATGAGATCACGGTCATGAACCAGCTGGACCACGCCAACCTGATCCAGCTCTACGCCGCCTACGAGTCCAGGAACGACATCATCCTGGTGCTGGAATA tGTGGATGGAGGGGAGCTCTTTGACAGGATCATCGATGAGAACTACACTCTGATGGAGCTGGACACGGTGCTGTTCATCAGGCAGATCTGTGAGGGCCTGCAGCACATGCACAAGATGTACATCCTCCATCTGGACCTCAAG CCAGAGAATATTCTATGTGTGAGCAGAGTCACGAATAAAATTAAGATCATCGACTTTGGACTTGCCAGAAA ATACAAGCCCAGAGAGAAGTTACGAATAAATTTCGGCACCCCAGAGTTCCTGGCCCCAGAAGTTGTCAACTACGACTTTGTGTCATTCAACACCGACATGTGGAGCCTGGGAGTGATTACATATATGCT GCTAAGCGGTTTGTGTCCCTTCCTAGGTGACGACGACAATGAGACTTTGAATAACATTCTGGCCTGCCAGTGGAATTTTGAAGAGGCAGAATTTACAGACATCTCAGAGGAGGCCAAAGACTTCATCTCCAAACTCCTCATCATCAATAAAAG
- the LOC112260620 gene encoding myosin light chain kinase 2, skeletal/cardiac muscle isoform X4 — MSSKIVNSNSTPGKPSTMDNLTDCTGAGLDLIQNRIESLSSKMDRLINIQEKVLNRLDGITQDIDGIERDVETLKVDNEEIHIPARALTLPLAQTQGTGVEGEVREMCHEMSSIMMALDQRSEKQAEKLDGMENLVLSIQQVIRFIGETVKSSRVMEMMFMRPAAHKAPKSKDSKGKVDVKRQSSAEKSEGSVTKKTDKSKDHKGKDGKEKPSLSTKDTISLRKQALLLKEVQKLNRENAERSSSGHQQQLTPDGVLDLEAGSGMASEGLGSSQTGSLSPNLLDLILEGPKAPVTEEESLSEEEREAAGDGLKVEERKEEEEVIKKQEKEDHLSESKFKEEEREEELLKITEQPEEVRGAEEREGNKKDEDSAGPSEAADMSVKDLPPLPPSPEAPGETGSIPESCEVHNRSASSQSLEAAEQDQIEECSTSSKRRVAEEDLRVEDHKKSRVEGGAGEEYVRQGEKEQGERQEEEEEGVRPEDEDEGWGIFKADGVDIRVELKERMGKEKKPDQSTDVRQSTGEQFFIDKSSPPPAPFNHRMVSAKPNQISNFYTINRAEVLGGGRFGQVHKCMENSSGLTLAAKIIKARSQKEKEVVKNEITVMNQLDHANLIQLYAAYESRNDIILVLEYVDGGELFDRIIDENYTLMELDTVLFIRQICEGLQHMHKMYILHLDLKPENILCVSRVTNKIKIIDFGLARKYKPREKLRINFGTPEFLAPEVVNYDFVSFNTDMWSLGVITYMLLSGLCPFLGDDDNETLNNILACQWNFEEAEFTDISEEAKDFISKLLIINKSWRIGASEALRHPWLSDTVLHHRLHEKKNMCNRSRRSSCVPTTDS, encoded by the exons ATGAGTTCAAAGATAGTGAACTCTAACTCAACCCCTGGAAAGCCAAGCACGATGGATAACCTAACTGACTGCACTGGTGCCGGCTTGGACCTCATTCAGAATCGCATTGAGTCTCTGAGCAGTAAGATGGACAGGCTCATCAACATCCAGGAGAAGGTCCTCAATCGGCTGGACGGAATAACTCAGGACATCGATGGTATCGAAAGGGACGTGGAAACTCTGAAGGTGGACAACGAGGAGATCCATATACCTGCAAGAGCCCTAACTCTTCCCCTGGCTCAAACCCAGGGTACAGGTGTGGAGGGCGAGGTGAGAGAGATGTGTCATGAGATGAGCTCCATCATGATGGCGTTGGACCAGCGCTCGGAGAAGCAGGCTGAGAAGCTGGATGGGATGGAGAATCTGGTCCTCAGCATCCAGCAGGTCATCAGATTCATCGGGGAGACAGTGAAGAGCTCCCGGGTTATGGAGATGATGTTTATGCGTCCTGCAGCACACAAGGCCCCCAAGTCCAAAGACAGTAAGGGCAAGGTGGACGTTAAGAGGCAATCGTCTGCAGAAAAGAGCGAGGGCTCAGTTACTAAGAAGACTGACAAG TCAAAAGATCACAAGGGGAAGGATGGGAAGGAGAAGCCCAGTCTGAGCACAAAAG ACACCATCTCCCTGAGGAAGCAGGCGTTGCTGCTAAAGGAGGTTCAGAAGCTCAACAGGGAGAATGCAGAGAGATCATCATCAGGTCACCAGCAGCAGCTTACCCCTGATGGCGTCTTGGACCTGGAGGCTGGATCTGGAATGGCCTCAGAGGGGTTGGGGTCATCACAGACTGGGTCGCTCAGCCCGAACCTGCTGGACTTGATCCTCGAGGGCCCCAAGGCCCCCGTGACCGAAGAGGAGTCATtgtctgaggaggagagggaggcagcagGAGATGGACtaaaagtggaggagaggaaggaggaagaggaggtcataAAGAAGCAAGAGAAGGAAGACCACCTCAGTGAATCGAAGTTCAAGGAAGAGGAGCGAGAGGAAGAGCTGTTGAAAATCACAGAGCAACCTGAGGAGgttagaggagcagaggagagagaggggaacaaaaAGGACGAGGACAGTGCAGGCCCATCAGAAGCTGCTGATATGTCAGTTAaggatctccctcctctcccaccctcccctgaAGCTCCAGGAGAGACTGGCTCTATTCCAGAGAG TTGTGAAGTCCACAACAGAAGTGCCTCCTCTCAGTCTCTGGAAGCTGCAGAACAGGACCAGATTGAAGAGTGCAGCACCAGCAGTAAGCGCCGCGTGGCGGAGGAAGACCTGAGAGTGGAGGACCACAAGAAGAGTCgggtggagggaggagcaggagaggaataTGTGAGGCAGGGGGAgaaggagcagggggagaggcaggaggaggaagaggaaggagtaagaccagaggatgaggatgagggatGGGGCATCTTCAAGGCAGACGGGGTGGATATCCGTGTggaactgaaggagaggatgggaAAAGAGAAGAAGCCGGATCAGTCTACAGATGTCAGGCAGTCTACTGGGGAACAGTTCTTCATTG ATAAAAGCTCTCCTCCTCCGGCTCCATTCAACCATCGGATGGTGTCAGCCAAACCGAACCAGATCAGCAACTTCTACACCATCAACAGAGCAGAGGTTCTCGGAGG AGGTCGTTTTGGCCAGGTGCACAAATGCATGGAAAACTCCTCGGGTCTCACCCTGGCTGCCAAGATCATCAAAGCCCGGAGTCAGAAAGAGAAG GAGGTGGTGAAGAATGAGATCACGGTCATGAACCAGCTGGACCACGCCAACCTGATCCAGCTCTACGCCGCCTACGAGTCCAGGAACGACATCATCCTGGTGCTGGAATA tGTGGATGGAGGGGAGCTCTTTGACAGGATCATCGATGAGAACTACACTCTGATGGAGCTGGACACGGTGCTGTTCATCAGGCAGATCTGTGAGGGCCTGCAGCACATGCACAAGATGTACATCCTCCATCTGGACCTCAAG CCAGAGAATATTCTATGTGTGAGCAGAGTCACGAATAAAATTAAGATCATCGACTTTGGACTTGCCAGAAA ATACAAGCCCAGAGAGAAGTTACGAATAAATTTCGGCACCCCAGAGTTCCTGGCCCCAGAAGTTGTCAACTACGACTTTGTGTCATTCAACACCGACATGTGGAGCCTGGGAGTGATTACATATATGCT GCTAAGCGGTTTGTGTCCCTTCCTAGGTGACGACGACAATGAGACTTTGAATAACATTCTGGCCTGCCAGTGGAATTTTGAAGAGGCAGAATTTACAGACATCTCAGAGGAGGCCAAAGACTTCATCTCCAAACTCCTCATCATCAATAAAAG